A single region of the Solwaraspora sp. WMMD791 genome encodes:
- a CDS encoding VOC family protein has product MRQQVHFITVATADLAAARRFYRDGLGWRPTLDVPGEIIFFQIGPGMILGFFEATAFGRDMDPMVPAGAGDVPAASSPTIDAPSATTDVPVTPAGFTLAYNVASPAEVDQVLTEAVAAGATIRKPGQRAAFGGYHGHFADPNGTVWEVAYNPGWQVAADGTVTLGPVDA; this is encoded by the coding sequence GTGCGGCAGCAGGTGCACTTCATCACGGTGGCCACTGCCGATCTCGCTGCGGCCCGTCGCTTCTACCGCGACGGTCTGGGTTGGCGGCCGACGCTCGACGTACCAGGGGAGATCATCTTCTTTCAGATCGGTCCCGGCATGATCCTCGGTTTCTTCGAGGCGACGGCGTTCGGCCGCGACATGGACCCGATGGTGCCGGCCGGCGCGGGGGACGTCCCGGCCGCGTCGTCTCCGACGATCGATGCCCCGTCTGCGACCACCGATGTTCCGGTGACGCCAGCCGGCTTCACTTTGGCGTACAACGTCGCCTCGCCGGCCGAGGTCGACCAGGTGTTGACCGAGGCGGTGGCGGCCGGAGCGACGATCCGCAAGCCCGGTCAACGGGCCGCGTTCGGCGGCTACCACGGGCACTTCGCCGACCCGAACGGCACGGTCTGGGAGGTCGCGTACAACCCGGGCTGGCAGGTCGCGGCGGACGGCACGGTCACCCTCGGCCCAGTCGACGCGTAG
- a CDS encoding HPF/RaiA family ribosome-associated protein, with translation MSAPTEPATVDACLRLGAGFGQRDRAWIVTEFSAIDSRLTTFPADSTELELSVKDRESRGQKVTLECWIAGWPKIVTTSTEEDLRAALHDVRDDLRRRLNDTKTRQEPRNNRHLRDTGPDPQDAGPELSDPAAAVDRTD, from the coding sequence ATGAGCGCCCCGACCGAGCCGGCGACCGTCGACGCGTGCCTGCGCCTGGGCGCGGGCTTCGGCCAGCGTGACCGCGCATGGATCGTGACCGAGTTCTCCGCCATCGACAGCCGGCTGACGACGTTCCCGGCTGACAGCACCGAGCTGGAGCTGTCGGTGAAGGACCGCGAGTCGCGCGGGCAGAAGGTCACCCTGGAGTGCTGGATCGCTGGCTGGCCGAAGATCGTCACCACGTCGACGGAGGAGGATCTCCGGGCGGCACTGCACGACGTACGCGACGATCTGCGCCGGCGGCTCAACGACACGAAGACCCGGCAGGAACCGCGCAACAACCGGCACCTGCGGGACACCGGCCCGGATCCGCAGGACGCCGGCCCGGAGCTGAGCGACCCGGCCGCCGCGGTGGATCGGACCGACTGA